The stretch of DNA CATGAATTTAAACTAAAGTTTGTGTGTTAAACAATATGCGTTTTGATTGCAGCTAATTTTTACTTTGGTTATCAGTATTTTACTTCAATGACCAATGAACGAAAATCTATTAAAACTGCTAAAGCAAAGATATTGGATTGGTCGCATCTATTGTGTATCACTTGTTACATTTTTTGTTGAAACACAAAAATCTTTTCACTTAAAATAACGAATAAAAAGTATGTCTATTTTTTACCATGAAGAACTGTACCGTTCGGATGCGGTACTTCAAAAACTGAAGCGATTGAAGGTCACAATTTGTGGGGCAGGTGCTTTGGGTGGCAACATTGTCGAAAGTTTGGCTCGTTCGGGTTTTGGTCAATTGAAGGTGATTGACTTTGACCGCATCGAAGAACGAAACCTATCGACACAGCCTTTTCAAAAGTCGGATATTGGTGCCTTTAAAGCACAAATGATTGCCAACAATTTGTACCGTGCTGTTGGCGCAAGGGTGGAAGGGGTTATCAAGCGATTGGAGGAAAACAATGTTCACAAATTATTGAAAGATAGTGATTTGGTGGTGGATGTTTTTGACAATAGCATCAGTCGACAAGTGGTGACGGATTATTGCACCAATAAAAAAGTGCCGTGTTTGCATGTTGGTTTGGCGGGCGATTATGCGGAGGTGATTTGGAACGAGTTGTACCGTGTGCCTTCGGCTACGAATGACGATGTGTGTGACTATCCGTTGGCCCGCAACTTGGTGACTTTGGCGACTTCGGTGGCTTGTGAAGTGATTGTGGGTTTTGCCGCAAAGGGGGTGCAGGAGAGTTATACGATTACTTTGGGGGATTTTGCGGTGAAGCGGTTTGTTTGAAATTGGTTGTTCAAATTGAGATTGTATGTTTAATACAATTGATATTCATTGTGTTCAGTATTGTTTTGAAGCCTGATCGCAAAGTTACTTCAACCGCTTATCCCAAACCTCCCATTCAATTTTTTTAACCTCTCTTTTTGCCCTGTCAAAAGCTACACCCATCAAAATCACTTCTTTAGTTGTATTGAGGAAAGAATGAGCATATTTTTGCTCTTTTATTTGCTTCAGAGCAACTTCTGCATCCTCCAATTTGTATTCCATAATGTAGATATAGTCTGTGACTTCAATGACCGCATCCAAACGCCCTTTGTGTTTGATGATTTCACATTGGATTCGAATGCCTATGTATTGCAGCACCAAATAAATAATGGTTTGAAAGTATCCTTCCCAAGCCATAAACTCTTGAAGCTCTCTCTGTGCATCTTTTTTCTTTTTTTCGAAGGGAAATAAATGATGGGATATATCTGAAAACAAAACATTTAACTGTTCTTCAAACACTCGAATATTTCTGTTTTTGAGTGCTTTCTCCAATTGAATGGTTGCAGTATTGATCACACTTGGTGGCTTGAAAGTATAAACTTCAATGAGATTTTGAACAAAAGAACGTTGGACTTCTTGGTTTGGATAGTTTAGGGTGTAATAGACACTTGTATCTTCATATTGAACTTTTTTTATCGTAGAATATCCAGTTTGAAAAAGAAGTGGATAAACATCAATGCCATATCGAATGTCAAATTTATTGAAAAAACTGCTATCCACCTCTTTGTAAGCAATTGTATCACCAGAAACCCGATAATGACGCAAAATTTCGACTAAAAAAGCAGGCGTTCCTGTTTCAAACCAATAATTATCAAATATTCCCTCCTTCAAAAATTTGATGACTGAAAAAGGATTGTAAACAAATTGCTCACCATCCCATGAATAGCCATCATACATTTTTTGTATGTTCCCAATACTTTTTCGACAGGCTGCTTAAGCTTTTTGGCTACTTTCTGCAAATGTGCCTCAAAATAATGCCTCAATTCTTTGTGGGTAATTCCTGTTAGTGTGGCATAAGTAGGTTGGAGTGTCAAATCGTCTAAATTGTTTAAAACAGAAAATAAGGACACTTTTGAAAATTTGGCAATGCCTGTAATGAAGAGAATGCGTAACTTATCTCCTAAAAACTTTAACCCACCATAAAATTCTCTTAAAATTTCTCGGTGTTCATTTGCTTTAGATAAATCTGTTATGTAGTCGGTAATCGGCTTATCATATTCATCTATCAAAACCGCCACTTTTTCTGTTTTCGACAACCCTTCAATCAAATCACGAAAAGCATCCTTACAATTGTCAGAACGAATACTGAGATCATACTCATTTCCAATTTTTTGCAGCTCTTCTGTCAATGCCTGTTCCAGCCCTTTTGCTTGGTAAGCGATGATTGAAAAATCCAAGTGAATGACAGAATGTTTTTTCCATTCTATCTTGTTATAAATCCAGAAATCTTTGAATAAATCTTGATTCCCCAACAGAATTTGCTTCAATGTATCTACCAACAATGACTTACCAAAGCGGCGAGGACGAGATAGGAAATAGTAAGTACCTTCCGTTAATAATTTGTGAATCAAGGGAGTCTTATCAACATAGATTAAATCTTCGTCAATGAATTGCTTGAAATGTTGGTTGCCAATTGGGAGTTTTTTCATAACTGAAAGATACGAAATTTGCTCAAATGTCTTATAAATACACTGCTAATTTACTACAAAAGAGCAACAATCTAAACCACCTCACTATCCTTCAATTTTTTTCTCTACTGACACCCACTCGTAAAACCCGCAGCATCAAACGTAGTCGTCACCGAACCCTTCAAGTTGCCAGAAGTTGCTTCAATACGGAGTTCATTCATGCCACTGCCATCCCTTTTTGGGCTACAATACTCAAACAAATAGTAGCTATTTGCCTCACTCGAAATCAATTGAGCAATTTCATTAAAGATAGCTTCCAATTCCTCTTTGTCGGCTGCAAAGAAAGAACCATCACGACCGATTTGCTTCAATACCGTTTCGTCAATTTCTTCACCCAAACCAATCGTGAAAGTAGTCACATTGGAGATGTTGTTGTTTACAGCATTGAGTGCATCTTGCTTCGAATGTCGGGCAGCTTGATCCGTTCCGTCCGTGAATATCACCATCGAAACTGCTGAAATAATATCTTGTTGTTGGTAAGAAACCAGCACTTCCTGCGCCTTTACCACACCTTTGATAACTGCGCCATACAAGTCAGTAGAAGGGTCGCTGCTAATATTGGCAGTGATGCTTTCCACAGCCGCTTTGAGTTTTGCATTGCTGTGGGTAAAATCTTGCAACAAATGTAGTTTGTCCTCTCCATCAAACCACCGTATGCTCATTCTGTAGGCTTCACCCACATTCTCGGGTTGTACTTGGTCAATAAAACTTTTGGCGGCTTCCTTCAATTCGCTCAAACTTGTGGCAGTGACGCTTGCGCTCAAATCTAAAATCAGGATGGTATTGAAGGTAAATATCTGAGAATGAGGGCGAATTTTGGAGTTGGCTTCAAAACTCGATACCGCTCTTGCACAATCATCGTTTCTGCCTTTCTCCAAAATGACAAAATTGTCGCTGGTCAATTGTGGAATCGGTTTGTCGTTTTTGTCATCAACTTTGAAGAATACAGAAACACTCGAAGGAAGGCTAACGAACTGGTCTTGAATGGTCAATACCAAATCTTTAGAGTTGTCCAAAGGGCAAGTGATGGTATCGTCGTCTTTGCCGCCAACGAGGTTGCAGCCGCTTCCAAACATCAAAAAAGTGAATAGCAAGGCAATTGCAGAAAGGTTGAAAAATTTCATAAAGAGATGATTTGTTTTTTGTTAGACAAGTAGAATTGGACACACAAATCTCAAGTGATTTGTGTTAATCTTATATCCAACAGCTTGGAAAAATGTAATCAGTAGGTAAGCGGCGGCATTGGGTTTGTATAAAGACTTCGCAAGAGTGGGAAAGTTGCATCCTAATAACGCTCCAAATCAAACAATTCATATCCTTCGTTTCTCAATTCCTCCATTTTTTTGTAGAAAGGACAAAAACGCAGGTCTTGGTGAACGGCAAATTTACCGCCTCCTTCTCGCCAAACACCCGTCCAAAACTCCTCACCCTTTGAAGTATAAACCTCCACGTCAATCAATCTAAGCCCCTGCTTCGCCAATTCTTTTTGCTTTGCCTGAAATTCCTGTTTCGACAAATTGCGGTGTAGCGCATGTTCATCTTTTCCTTCAATAAATACGCCCACCCATTTTCGATTGCCATTTATGTTGGTGTATGTTTCTATGTCAATCAGTCGCAACCCTTCTGCTGTCAGGGATTTGTATTTTTTATTGAACACATCAACCATATCCAGTCCAATGCCTTTTAAGAGCGAATTGTCTTGTAAAAAAGCATACTTCTGCCTTCCTTCCATGAAAACACCAGCCCATTTTTGCGTTTCACCACTTTTTCGATAGGTTTCTACATCAATGAGGCGCAAACCTTTTGCCGCCATTTCCTCTACTTTTGCTGCAAAATCTTCCTCGTTCATGTCCTGCCACATCGCATATTTGCCCTCCTCTTTCACAAAAACGCCATCCCATTTTCGTTCATCTTCCTCCAAAAAGGTTTCAAAATCCATCAAGCGATAACCCTTTTCTGCCAAGTCTTTACACTCCATATCGAATTCTTCGCCAGTATAAGCCACACGCACTAGATAATCGCTGTTGCCGCTTTGCCAAACGCCTGTAAACTGATGTTTTGACGCACGACTTTTTTCATCGCAATTCCACTCATAAACATCTATGCTTTTGCTGATTCCCAACACTTTCAATATCTTATCTGCAATAATCCAAGGATTTGCCCACTCCGAATTGCACATCACCGCCACGCCAATCCCTTGATTTGGATAGCACAAATACAAAGTTTTTGTTTTGGTCTGCGAACCACTGTGCCACACCCGCAAGTTGACCCCCGAACCATTCACGCCAAAACCATATCCATAATCGGCTACACTGCCGTCCTTATCAGGTTTGTCTTGTTTGGTCCACATCTTGTCGTAAGTCGCTGACTTCAATATCTTTCGGTTGACCACACCCTGCATAAATTTGGTGAGGTCGCCAATCGTAGAATGAAAACCACCTGCGGGCAGTTTCCAAGTGATGTTGTCATCGTTTCGTAGTTCAATTTCGCCCATGTCGTTTTTGAAGTAGCCTTTTACTTCGTTGGCCGAATTTCCAAAATGGTAATCGGGCTGCAATGTTGTCATACCTAAAGGGCTGGCAATGTATTCGCTTACCATATCTATATAGCCTTTTTGATAGGCATCTTTCCCCGCTTTTTCGACGACTGCTCCCGCCAAATTGAAGCCAAAGGTCGAGTATAAGTATTGTGTGCCAGGCGTAGATTGAAGGGGGGCATCTGCAAAAATGTTGACTGATAAATAAGAATTGTAGGGTTGATTGTCGGAATAGGCTATCTGCAATCGGTTCCAATTGGGGTAACTTTTGTCCATTTCGTCATAATGTCCAATACCGCTTTGATTTTGAAGCAAATAGTTCATGGTGACTCCTTTTTCAGGAAAATTCTCTACATACGAATGAACATCTTTGTCCAAATCCAATTTGTCGTTTTCCCACAATTTCATGGCTGCAATCGAGGTAAGCGATTTCGCCATTGAAGCCCACCGAAATTTGCTGTCTAAATCCACCTTTTTTTGGGCTGCTCGGTCTTCATATCCAAACCCCTTCAAATAAGCAATTTGTCCATTGTTCACCACGCCAATCGCTAATCCAATCAGTTCTTGTTTGACGATTTCTTCGTTTACAATTTGCTCTATTTGTTGGCTTTCGGAGGCAGGCAAAGCTTGTTGGACTTGTGCTGAGGAGCTTTGAAGCAGAAATAAACGGCTAAAGAGTATCATCCAACACAGTGAATGGAATAGTTTTTTTTTATTGTCGTTTTTTGTTTTTGCAGTCCGACAAAAGTGTAGCGTTTCCATGAATAAGGGAGTTTGAAGGTTAATGGTGTTGTACCAAAATGGAATGAATGGTTTGTTTATTTCATTGGAGAGAGTGATTGCACTGGTATTGCAATATAGCATTTTTTTGGGGAAAATGGGAAATTAACTAAGCCTCGAAATCACTCTAACCAAATCTTTTTCTGCAATATTTTTCCATTATCGCTCTGCAATTGAAGGATATAGATACGACTGTTTACTATGGCGTTATTGTAATCGTCTTCTCAACCACCGATGCCGCACTAAAATGCCCTATCGCACCATTGCTGATATTGCTCG from Chitinophagales bacterium encodes:
- a CDS encoding serine hydrolase; the protein is METLHFCRTAKTKNDNKKKLFHSLCWMILFSRLFLLQSSSAQVQQALPASESQQIEQIVNEEIVKQELIGLAIGVVNNGQIAYLKGFGYEDRAAQKKVDLDSKFRWASMAKSLTSIAAMKLWENDKLDLDKDVHSYVENFPEKGVTMNYLLQNQSGIGHYDEMDKSYPNWNRLQIAYSDNQPYNSYLSVNIFADAPLQSTPGTQYLYSTFGFNLAGAVVEKAGKDAYQKGYIDMVSEYIASPLGMTTLQPDYHFGNSANEVKGYFKNDMGEIELRNDDNITWKLPAGGFHSTIGDLTKFMQGVVNRKILKSATYDKMWTKQDKPDKDGSVADYGYGFGVNGSGVNLRVWHSGSQTKTKTLYLCYPNQGIGVAVMCNSEWANPWIIADKILKVLGISKSIDVYEWNCDEKSRASKHQFTGVWQSGNSDYLVRVAYTGEEFDMECKDLAEKGYRLMDFETFLEEDERKWDGVFVKEEGKYAMWQDMNEEDFAAKVEEMAAKGLRLIDVETYRKSGETQKWAGVFMEGRQKYAFLQDNSLLKGIGLDMVDVFNKKYKSLTAEGLRLIDIETYTNINGNRKWVGVFIEGKDEHALHRNLSKQEFQAKQKELAKQGLRLIDVEVYTSKGEEFWTGVWREGGGKFAVHQDLRFCPFYKKMEELRNEGYELFDLERY
- a CDS encoding PD-(D/E)XK nuclease domain-containing protein, translating into MYDGYSWDGEQFVYNPFSVIKFLKEGIFDNYWFETGTPAFLVEILRHYRVSGDTIAYKEVDSSFFNKFDIRYGIDVYPLLFQTGYSTIKKVQYEDTSVYYTLNYPNQEVQRSFVQNLIEVYTFKPPSVINTATIQLEKALKNRNIRVFEEQLNVLFSDISHHLFPFEKKKKDAQRELQEFMAWEGYFQTIIYLVLQYIGIRIQCEIIKHKGRLDAVIEVTDYIYIMEYKLEDAEVALKQIKEQKYAHSFLNTTKEVILMGVAFDRAKREVKKIEWEVWDKRLK
- a CDS encoding ThiF family adenylyltransferase; translated protein: MSIFYHEELYRSDAVLQKLKRLKVTICGAGALGGNIVESLARSGFGQLKVIDFDRIEERNLSTQPFQKSDIGAFKAQMIANNLYRAVGARVEGVIKRLEENNVHKLLKDSDLVVDVFDNSISRQVVTDYCTNKKVPCLHVGLAGDYAEVIWNELYRVPSATNDDVCDYPLARNLVTLATSVACEVIVGFAAKGVQESYTITLGDFAVKRFV
- a CDS encoding AAA family ATPase yields the protein MKKLPIGNQHFKQFIDEDLIYVDKTPLIHKLLTEGTYYFLSRPRRFGKSLLVDTLKQILLGNQDLFKDFWIYNKIEWKKHSVIHLDFSIIAYQAKGLEQALTEELQKIGNEYDLSIRSDNCKDAFRDLIEGLSKTEKVAVLIDEYDKPITDYITDLSKANEHREILREFYGGLKFLGDKLRILFITGIAKFSKVSLFSVLNNLDDLTLQPTYATLTGITHKELRHYFEAHLQKVAKKLKQPVEKVLGTYKKCMMAIHGMVSNLFTILFQSSNF
- a CDS encoding VWA domain-containing protein, with product MKFFNLSAIALLFTFLMFGSGCNLVGGKDDDTITCPLDNSKDLVLTIQDQFVSLPSSVSVFFKVDDKNDKPIPQLTSDNFVILEKGRNDDCARAVSSFEANSKIRPHSQIFTFNTILILDLSASVTATSLSELKEAAKSFIDQVQPENVGEAYRMSIRWFDGEDKLHLLQDFTHSNAKLKAAVESITANISSDPSTDLYGAVIKGVVKAQEVLVSYQQQDIISAVSMVIFTDGTDQAARHSKQDALNAVNNNISNVTTFTIGLGEEIDETVLKQIGRDGSFFAADKEELEAIFNEIAQLISSEANSYYLFEYCSPKRDGSGMNELRIEATSGNLKGSVTTTFDAAGFTSGCQ